One stretch of Candidatus Nitrosotenuis cloacae DNA includes these proteins:
- the uvrB gene encoding excinuclease ABC subunit UvrB → MPTGDQPQAIEKLVSGVQKNKIQTLLGVTGSGKTFTVANVIARTGKNTLVISHNKTLAAQLYSELKQFFPKNNVGYFVSYYDYYQPESYIAQTDTYIEKDTEINEKIEKMRLEATAMLLSGEPTIIVATVSCIYSLGNPKDWEEMATTIKTGMQYGRSEIIKRFVNARYERNDVTISPGTFRVKGDTIDVIPAYSQDVIRISLFGDEIEKIAILDTVSLKEKRKVNSIKIFPAKHYLVANDVRSKAVKSIRDELKARLPELRELEQQRLEMRTKFDLEMIEELGYCSGIENYSRHFDGRKPGEQAFCLIDFFGDDYLLVIDESHVTIPQLHGMYGGDYTRKKSLIEYGFRLPSAFDNRPLKFEEFEKYIKNTIFVSATPSVYEREKSYQIAEQLVRPTGLVDPQVEIRSTKNQMDDLIGEIKKKTEKNQRVLVTTLTKRMAEDLAEYLSKKEIRVRYLHAEIEGLQRTELIRQLRLGDFDVLVGINLLREGLDIPEVALVAILDADKEGFLRNYTSLIQTFGRAARNVDGAVILYADTITKSITSAIEETNRRRAKQLEYNSIHNITPRTIIKSIPEQVATLDDLKNKTPHDLSREIIEIEMQMKKYAEELDFENAIACRDRLRRIQIELEKKNAR, encoded by the coding sequence ATCCCAACGGGGGATCAGCCACAGGCAATTGAAAAACTAGTCAGCGGCGTTCAGAAAAACAAAATACAGACACTGCTTGGAGTGACGGGCTCTGGCAAGACATTTACCGTTGCAAATGTAATTGCGAGGACTGGCAAGAATACACTTGTAATATCACACAACAAGACTTTGGCTGCCCAGCTGTATTCTGAGCTAAAGCAGTTCTTTCCAAAGAATAATGTCGGATATTTTGTATCATACTATGACTATTACCAGCCGGAAAGCTACATTGCGCAAACTGATACCTACATCGAAAAGGACACTGAAATCAATGAGAAAATAGAGAAAATGAGACTAGAGGCAACTGCCATGCTCTTGTCTGGGGAGCCAACCATCATAGTTGCAACAGTATCTTGCATCTACTCCCTTGGAAACCCAAAAGACTGGGAAGAGATGGCAACGACCATAAAAACAGGCATGCAGTACGGCAGATCCGAGATAATCAAGCGATTTGTCAACGCACGATATGAGCGTAATGACGTTACCATATCTCCAGGCACGTTTCGGGTGAAAGGTGATACCATCGATGTGATTCCCGCATACTCGCAGGATGTAATACGAATCTCTTTGTTTGGAGATGAGATAGAAAAGATTGCCATCCTAGATACGGTCTCACTAAAAGAAAAGCGCAAGGTAAACTCGATTAAAATATTTCCGGCAAAGCATTATTTGGTTGCAAATGATGTTCGGTCCAAGGCAGTAAAATCAATTCGCGATGAGCTAAAGGCCCGCCTGCCAGAACTAAGAGAGCTGGAGCAACAAAGACTAGAGATGCGAACCAAGTTTGATCTGGAAATGATCGAAGAGCTTGGATATTGCTCTGGAATAGAGAACTATTCACGCCACTTTGATGGAAGAAAGCCAGGCGAGCAGGCGTTTTGCTTGATTGACTTTTTTGGGGATGATTATTTGCTAGTGATCGATGAATCACACGTTACCATTCCACAATTACACGGAATGTATGGAGGGGACTACACCCGAAAAAAATCCCTAATCGAATATGGGTTTAGGCTGCCAAGCGCATTTGATAATCGACCACTAAAGTTTGAGGAATTTGAAAAATATATCAAAAATACAATCTTTGTTTCTGCCACACCCTCCGTATATGAGCGAGAAAAATCATATCAAATAGCAGAGCAGTTGGTCCGCCCAACAGGACTGGTGGACCCACAAGTAGAGATCAGGTCAACAAAGAACCAGATGGATGATCTTATTGGTGAGATAAAAAAGAAAACCGAGAAAAACCAGCGAGTTTTGGTAACCACGCTAACAAAAAGAATGGCAGAAGACCTTGCAGAATACCTATCCAAAAAAGAGATTCGAGTCAGATATTTGCATGCAGAGATTGAAGGCCTCCAAAGAACTGAGCTGATTCGCCAGTTGAGGCTTGGCGACTTTGATGTTTTGGTTGGCATAAACCTACTACGAGAAGGACTAGACATTCCAGAGGTTGCCCTTGTTGCCATACTGGATGCGGACAAGGAGGGCTTTTTGCGTAATTATACCAGCCTGATTCAGACATTTGGGCGTGCCGCAAGAAATGTCGATGGTGCCGTTATTTTGTATGCAGATACAATAACAAAGTCCATCACATCGGCAATCGAGGAGACAAATCGCAGACGGGCAAAACAACTAGAATACAACAGCATCCACAACATCACGCCACGAACCATTATCAAGTCCATTCCAGAGCAGGTAGCAACACTGGATGATCTCAAAAACAAGACACCGCATGATCTGTCCCGTGAGATAATAGAAATAGAGATGCAGATGAAAAAATATGCAGAGGAATTGGACTTTGAGAACGCGATTGCCTGTCGCGATAGACTGAGGCGAATTCAAATAGAGTTGGAAAAGAAAAATGCACGATAA
- a CDS encoding LLM class flavin-dependent oxidoreductase has protein sequence MLKFGIQNGLNVARAGFSEDQILTACLLADRVGYNSIWYMDHSNVPQWTKATVLDPWVMLSAIAATTQNVELGTCVTDAIRRHPSNIALAAITLDRISKGRGTLGIGAGEAQNLKEFNIPFDNPVSKWEEQLQVIKLLYESSPDHTVNFKGKYYELNQACLQAKPIRKPHPPTYMAAGGQRTLQMTGKYGDGWLPIGYTPELFEDHAATITKSMKENGRTKEEQENFQYALDIDVYFSEDAEESWAKMKEAVKVSLFKPEVLRVHNLKSIEGFDFKKYFTEYSMSNQDWIVKMREGATTIPDAIARSSVAVGTPDDVIPVFERFVKAGVNHFVIRFWGSNYFGSIDKFASKVMPHLKGNTR, from the coding sequence ATGTTAAAGTTCGGAATTCAAAACGGCCTAAACGTCGCAAGGGCTGGATTCTCAGAAGACCAGATTTTAACAGCGTGTCTTTTGGCAGACAGAGTCGGATACAATTCTATTTGGTACATGGACCATTCCAATGTCCCACAATGGACCAAGGCAACGGTGCTTGACCCATGGGTAATGCTATCTGCAATTGCTGCCACTACACAAAATGTTGAGCTTGGAACATGTGTTACTGATGCAATACGACGCCATCCATCAAACATTGCACTTGCTGCCATAACACTGGATAGAATCTCAAAAGGCAGAGGCACACTAGGCATTGGCGCAGGCGAGGCACAAAATCTCAAAGAGTTTAACATTCCATTTGATAATCCAGTTTCAAAGTGGGAAGAGCAATTACAGGTAATCAAACTATTATACGAATCATCACCAGATCATACTGTCAACTTTAAAGGAAAATACTATGAGCTAAATCAGGCATGCCTTCAAGCAAAGCCAATTAGAAAACCACATCCACCAACATACATGGCAGCAGGCGGACAACGCACCTTACAAATGACTGGAAAGTATGGTGATGGCTGGCTGCCAATCGGATACACACCGGAATTATTTGAGGATCATGCTGCAACCATTACAAAATCCATGAAAGAAAACGGCAGGACAAAAGAAGAGCAGGAAAACTTCCAGTATGCACTGGATATTGATGTGTATTTCTCAGAAGACGCAGAAGAATCATGGGCAAAGATGAAGGAAGCAGTCAAGGTATCACTCTTCAAGCCAGAAGTATTGCGCGTTCACAACCTAAAGTCAATTGAAGGATTTGATTTCAAGAAATATTTCACAGAGTATTCCATGTCAAATCAGGACTGGATTGTAAAGATGAGAGAGGGTGCCACTACAATTCCAGATGCAATTGCACGCTCTTCTGTTGCAGTAGGAACACCAGACGATGTAATTCCAGTCTTTGAGCGATTTGTCAAGGCAGGTGTGAACCACTTTGTCATTAGATTCTGGGGCTCTAACTATTTTGGCTCTATTGACAAGTTTGCATCCAAAGTAATGCCACACCTCAAAGGCAATACCCGATAG
- a CDS encoding arginase family protein, with product MQKSQYTLKLDKKTQICWANSSYSDSDVVILGIPDESGSHAIFAGASKAPNHIREVSIKNDIYVEKGFTCLAQPALGIGRARVHDFGNIKKRQIPNTFEKILGSKKLPISIGGDHSNTTPILKALSKKYGKLSLVYFDAHPDFVSHTRNYYGSVITDSLDYIDVRHSIQVGIRSPEQEELQNIKKHKLGVITPFDIIESGIKSITKTIVDTIQDNVYISFDMDCLDPSYAPGVSVPVPIGMESQDATFAIKKIVQKGIVGFDMMEVCPAHDLNDLTSHLASRMIGEVISSCKV from the coding sequence TTGCAAAAGAGTCAGTACACTCTCAAATTGGATAAAAAGACTCAGATTTGTTGGGCAAACTCATCATACAGTGATTCAGATGTGGTCATACTCGGCATACCAGACGAATCCGGCTCGCATGCAATATTTGCAGGCGCATCAAAGGCGCCAAACCACATCAGAGAAGTCTCAATCAAAAACGACATTTATGTAGAAAAAGGATTCACCTGTCTTGCACAACCCGCATTAGGAATCGGCAGAGCCCGAGTCCATGACTTTGGAAACATCAAAAAACGGCAGATTCCAAACACATTTGAAAAAATCCTTGGCTCTAAAAAACTGCCAATATCCATTGGCGGAGACCATTCCAACACAACCCCAATTTTAAAGGCATTATCAAAAAAATACGGCAAACTATCCTTGGTTTATTTTGATGCGCATCCTGATTTTGTCTCTCACACTAGAAACTATTATGGTTCTGTCATTACCGATTCGCTGGATTATATCGATGTAAGGCACAGCATCCAAGTCGGCATTCGCAGCCCCGAGCAGGAAGAATTGCAAAACATCAAAAAGCACAAACTTGGTGTGATCACGCCATTTGATATCATAGAATCAGGCATCAAATCCATCACAAAGACCATCGTGGATACCATACAGGACAATGTCTACATCTCATTTGATATGGACTGCCTGGACCCATCATATGCTCCTGGAGTATCTGTCCCAGTTCCAATTGGGATGGAATCGCAGGACGCAACATTTGCCATAAAAAAAATTGTACAAAAAGGAATCGTGGGCTTTGATATGATGGAGGTCTGTCCTGCTCACGATCTAAATGATTTAACATCACACCTGGCATCAAGAATGATAGGTGAGGTCATCTCATCCTGTAAGGTATAA
- a CDS encoding iron-containing alcohol dehydrogenase — MHTVKIPKIINFGKDALSQAEYPKNSLVITTAPPAISAKWLGRMGIKDYMLYDKVEPEPSIETVQNVIAEFKPKNPSCIIGLGGGSSLDVAKYSAAEMKLEKILIPTTFGTGAEMTTYCVLKFDGKKKLLREDRFLADRAVVDSYFMDGTPEQIVKNSVCDACAQATEGYDSKLGNEFTRTMCKQAFEVLYDAIMNDKPENYPYGSMLSGIGFGNCSTTLGHALSYVFSNEGVAHGYSLSSCTTVAHKFNKSIFYEQFKEVIEKLKFDRMSLKAPLDQAADVVMTDKGHLDPNPHPVTKQDVIQCLQDIIDGKL; from the coding sequence ATGCATACAGTAAAGATTCCAAAGATTATCAATTTCGGTAAAGATGCATTATCCCAAGCAGAATATCCAAAAAATTCCCTAGTCATTACAACCGCACCACCAGCAATATCTGCAAAGTGGTTAGGCAGGATGGGCATCAAAGACTACATGTTGTATGACAAGGTAGAGCCGGAACCATCAATTGAAACTGTACAAAATGTGATTGCAGAATTCAAGCCAAAGAATCCATCATGCATAATCGGACTTGGTGGCGGAAGTTCCTTGGATGTTGCAAAATATTCTGCAGCAGAAATGAAATTAGAAAAGATTCTCATCCCAACAACATTTGGAACGGGAGCAGAGATGACCACATATTGTGTTTTGAAATTTGATGGCAAAAAGAAACTATTGCGTGAAGACAGATTCCTAGCAGACAGAGCAGTAGTTGATTCTTATTTCATGGACGGTACACCAGAGCAAATTGTCAAAAACTCTGTCTGTGACGCATGTGCGCAGGCAACAGAGGGGTATGATTCCAAGCTTGGCAACGAGTTCACCAGAACAATGTGCAAGCAAGCCTTTGAGGTGCTATATGATGCAATAATGAATGACAAGCCGGAAAACTATCCGTATGGTTCAATGTTATCAGGAATCGGATTTGGCAACTGTTCCACCACACTTGGCCATGCCTTATCGTATGTCTTCTCAAATGAGGGCGTTGCACATGGATACTCGTTATCATCGTGTACAACAGTTGCGCACAAATTCAACAAGTCCATTTTCTATGAGCAATTCAAAGAGGTAATTGAAAAGCTAAAATTCGATAGAATGTCACTCAAAGCCCCACTAGACCAGGCAGCAGATGTGGTAATGACTGACAAAGGTCACCTAGACCCAAACCCACACCCAGTAACAAAACAAGATGTCATCCAGTGTCTCCAAGACATTATCGATGGCAAGCTCTAG
- a CDS encoding FixH family protein, with protein MKQIHGVLLLTVVLSTVFFAFAASQNSEAQSMMGMCSMMNKAPKDVTIKPASSQIVKVGQEAAITLLIKDKTTNKPLLDAQVPIMIEHGSSMSTMDMMGSMISAEEIGQGKYQVKFTPDKKGVYTIHTHVIPDGKSMMSMMNNHMDVGVIAK; from the coding sequence TTGAAACAAATTCATGGTGTCTTGTTATTGACCGTAGTCTTATCCACTGTATTTTTCGCTTTTGCAGCTTCACAAAACTCAGAAGCACAATCCATGATGGGAATGTGTAGTATGATGAACAAGGCCCCAAAGGATGTGACAATAAAACCCGCATCATCCCAAATAGTAAAAGTGGGGCAAGAAGCAGCCATAACTTTACTAATCAAAGATAAAACAACAAACAAACCATTACTTGATGCCCAAGTCCCAATAATGATAGAACACGGATCATCAATGAGTACGATGGATATGATGGGATCAATGATATCAGCAGAGGAAATTGGTCAAGGAAAATATCAAGTCAAGTTCACCCCAGACAAAAAGGGCGTTTACACTATTCACACGCATGTAATACCTGACGGCAAGTCAATGATGAGTATGATGAATAATCACATGGATGTTGGTGTAATTGCAAAATAA
- a CDS encoding F510_1955 family glycosylhydrolase has protein sequence MIKSSKTKIAVIGIIAVAIGIGASFATNLMPESDVSTQNSKTIFWRHIHGLGIDPVDRNILYIATHGDFYQSVSGNPPVKVDEQRADYMAFNAPYSQGTPLYASGHPATGGNTGLIKSTDGGKTWQQVATILEPPVDFHAMSVSKSDSNVIIGYDSAGRGLFKTIDAGKTWETLPVPDYITALAINPNDANVVFAGFAGTQKGIAKSIDGGTSWTLLEGYNGLTVFTLYFDEDGVLYTYTSDTGLARSADMGQTWDEINKPDLTIMSIAADSQNNVIYVAGYSPDGFQEVHSSSDGGNNWALIATNREL, from the coding sequence GTGATAAAATCTAGTAAAACTAAGATTGCGGTTATTGGCATAATTGCAGTAGCAATTGGTATTGGAGCATCTTTTGCAACCAATCTGATGCCAGAATCTGATGTCTCAACACAAAATTCTAAAACCATATTCTGGAGGCACATTCATGGTCTGGGAATAGATCCAGTTGACAGAAATATTTTGTACATTGCAACTCATGGAGACTTTTACCAAAGCGTAAGTGGCAATCCACCAGTAAAGGTGGATGAGCAACGAGCTGATTACATGGCATTTAATGCACCATACTCACAAGGAACACCCCTATACGCAAGTGGACACCCTGCAACTGGCGGAAATACTGGGCTGATCAAAAGCACGGATGGTGGCAAGACATGGCAACAAGTTGCAACAATACTAGAGCCACCAGTTGATTTTCATGCAATGTCTGTGAGTAAATCTGATTCCAATGTAATAATTGGTTATGATAGTGCTGGAAGAGGCTTGTTCAAAACTATTGATGCTGGCAAGACATGGGAAACATTGCCTGTGCCAGATTACATAACTGCTCTTGCCATTAATCCTAATGATGCTAATGTAGTGTTTGCAGGATTTGCCGGTACTCAAAAAGGAATAGCAAAGTCAATAGATGGTGGAACAAGTTGGACATTGCTTGAGGGCTACAATGGGCTGACGGTTTTCACACTATACTTTGATGAGGACGGCGTTTTGTACACATATACCTCAGATACAGGTCTTGCAAGATCAGCCGACATGGGCCAAACTTGGGATGAAATCAACAAGCCAGATTTAACAATTATGAGCATAGCCGCAGATTCGCAGAATAATGTAATTTATGTTGCAGGTTATTCCCCAGATGGATTTCAGGAAGTCCATAGTAGCTCAGACGGCGGCAACAATTGGGCCTTGATTGCAACAAACAGGGAATTATAA
- a CDS encoding pyridoxamine 5'-phosphate oxidase family protein gives MQLLGRLEIKSEEKIAQFLNEEHVGRIASLDQDGFPQIIPMNFAFVNGVIYMHSHTRGEKLDNIKANPKVGFEVDKELEFLPSYFSSPTDASQADTLYISVVIKGDGIIINDKEEKTLALNALMEKYQPEGKYERLAPEMHVVDEVAIIKVIPKTMRGKYKIGQHMDKATRMQIAKKILEKNSPTARQTIQTMGFDIIENDVKMVRDPTW, from the coding sequence GTGCAATTATTAGGCAGACTGGAGATAAAATCAGAGGAAAAAATAGCTCAATTCCTAAACGAAGAGCACGTGGGCAGAATTGCCTCACTAGACCAGGATGGATTTCCGCAAATCATACCAATGAATTTTGCCTTTGTAAACGGTGTAATCTATATGCATTCCCACACCAGAGGCGAAAAACTGGACAATATCAAAGCAAACCCAAAGGTAGGCTTTGAGGTAGACAAAGAGTTGGAATTTTTGCCATCGTACTTCAGCTCGCCAACTGATGCATCGCAGGCAGACACGCTCTACATCAGCGTGGTAATCAAGGGAGATGGCATCATCATAAATGACAAAGAGGAAAAAACACTTGCCCTAAATGCATTAATGGAAAAATACCAGCCGGAGGGAAAATACGAAAGGCTGGCACCAGAAATGCATGTAGTTGATGAGGTTGCAATAATCAAAGTCATACCAAAGACAATGCGTGGAAAGTACAAGATAGGTCAGCACATGGACAAGGCAACACGCATGCAAATAGCAAAAAAAATCCTGGAAAAAAACAGTCCCACTGCAAGACAAACCATACAGACAATGGGCTTTGATATTATAGAAAACGATGTAAAGATGGTCAGGGACCCAACCTGGTAA